The following are encoded in a window of Alosa sapidissima isolate fAloSap1 chromosome 12, fAloSap1.pri, whole genome shotgun sequence genomic DNA:
- the pex11g gene encoding peroxisomal membrane protein 11C, with the protein MQESIGSIVNLLESYRGRDKVVRTLCYGSQLVGGVLSQKTAGSSEIGKSLMLFSAQLSQCRTVLRLFDDLSMVAYSRSYGLGNREEDSIVRCMSVLNNVADQLYYPCEHVAWAADAELIKVKSDKWWTLSTLLWASSLLLGALRSIRIIVLLRRKLRKSRRTAQENVSERLAMQRECQQQMKMEFLGILSSLADLSNAIHWMPPGILWAGRFPNWLVGLMGTVSSFIGLYQMSSSDGEHEATS; encoded by the exons ATGCAGGAATCAATTGGATCGATTGTGAATTTACTAGAATCATACAGAGGAAGAGACAAGGTG GTCCGAACACTCTGCTATGGCTCCCAGCTGGTTGGAGGCGTTCTTTCCCAGAAGACTGCAGGGTCGTCTGAAATCGGAAAGAGTCTTATGTTGTTTTCAGCACAGCTCAGCCAATGCAGAACTGTCCTGAGGCTTTTCGACGACCTCTCCATGGTTGCCTACTCGAGGAGTTATGGATTAGGAAACAGG GAGGAGGACAGTATAGTCCGATGTATGTCAGTTCTTAACAATGTTGCGGATCAGCTGTACTACCCATGTGAACACGTTGCCTGGGCTGCAGATGCAGAGTTGATCAAGGTCAAGTCAGACAAATGGTGGACTCTGAGTACACTACTTTGGGCCTCATCTTTGTTACTAGGAGCCCTCAG ATCAATTAGAATCATCGTTCTGCTTAGGAGAAAGCTGCGTAAAAGCCGAAGAACAGCACAGGAAAATGTCAG TGAAAGACTGGCCATGCAGAGAGAGTGTCAACAACAAATGAAGATGGAGTTCCTGGGTATTCTCAGCTCCCTGGCAGACCTTAGCAATGCCATACACTGGATGCCCCCTGGTATTCTCTGGGCAGGACGCTTCCCCAACTGGCTtgtgggactgatgggcacagTCTCATCTTTCATTGGCTTGTATCAGATGAGCTCAAGTGATGGTGAACATGAAGCAACTTCTTGA
- the si:ch73-40i7.5 gene encoding amyloid-beta A4 precursor protein-binding family A member 3 has product MAEEAGTTLINGEEGKHRDLLQAEVQALMINVSPASKNNEANIPLHDSPAPSQSEEIVSQPNSGLVDVDHSSSNPTQENSRKADLEDLDSFNLIEPPPLDWRSDSSSEAGCIGEADSEGFIQTDLINIPEYAASEDGSQLAASVPEAPLLPYQVDIGNHNVGRAFEQSVEEVLQNEVIKGQEVQEEEEQQEKKNEDQEGPANEQCGPPDVDHSHIHTLLSHLQLISPSPAPDSPSPEPAQATLLDLTDPTPYDTLSTLGPVNVPQAQGTAASGLLFTESHQKDLLGLLEGPSSAEVRPQLSPPCLSYGHLSAGVDAVVSVSYSHEDAERYWEGSHGGHNEPEDEIHALDYSGEDASGLLWQRREEPPAEEEGEELAASGSDMDAEARPAYKDVPGPCDPDDLLDGVIFGAKYLGSTQLQSDKNPSTSARMAQAQEAVDRIKAPEGESQPMTEVDLFISTQRIKVLNADTQEAMMDHSLQMISYIADIGNIVVLMARRKPAGRKGSDGGQAANPAAPPKKCWMLCHVFISDDAQIIAQAIGQAFAVAYQQFMQTNGIKPDEYDDFLSTQELYNGDLVHFSCSENIREVCVRKAIGEILGLAVVESGWGSILPTVVVANLLHGGPAERSGELSIGDRIMSVNGTSLVGLPITTCHNIIRDLKNQAQVKLSIVHCPPVTMAIIKRPDPKYQLGFSVEDGIICSLMRGGIAERGGIRVGHRIIEINGQSVVATPHDKIIHILTNAVGEIHLKTMPASTYRLLTGQEQPVFL; this is encoded by the exons ATGGCAGAAGAGGCAGGCACCACGCTAATAAATGGCGAGGAGGGGAAACACAGGGATTTGCTCCAAGCAGAAGTGCAGGCCCTCATGATTAATGTGTCTCCTGCATCCAAAAACAATGAGGCCAACATCCCTCTCCATGATAGTCCTGCTCCCTCACAATCAGAAGAAATCGTGAGCCAACCGAATTCAGGTTTGGTGGATGTTGATCACAGCAGCTCAAATCCAACTCAGGAGAATAGTAGGAAAGCAGATCTGGAGGACCTGGACTCTTTTAACCTGATTGAACCCCCTCCGTTGGACTGGAGGTCCGACTCCTCGAGTGAAGCAGGTTGCATTGGAGAAGCTGACAGCGAGGGCTTCATTCAAACAGACTTAATTAATATTCCAGAGTATGCGGCGAGCGAGGATGGATCCCAATTGGCCGCATCTGTTCCTGAAGCCCCGTTACTCCCATATCAGGTGGATATAGGGAATCATAATGTGGGACGAGCATTTGAACAAAGTGTTGAGGAGGTGCTACAGAATGAGGTGATAAAGGGACAAGAGgtgcaagaggaggaggagcagcaggaaAAGAAGAACGAAGACCAGGAGGGCCCAGCGAATGAGCAGTGTGGTCCTCCTGACGTCGACCACTCCCACATTCACACCCTGCTCTCTCACCTCCAGCTCATCAGTCCATCCCCTGCCCCCGACAGCCCCAGCCCAGAGCCCGCTCAGGCCACCCTCCTGGACCTCACCGACCCGACACCTTACGACACGCTGTCCACCCTGGGTCCTGTCAATGTGCCGCAAGCCCAGGGCACTGCTGCTTCTGGACTGCTTTTCACCGAGAGCCACCAGAAGGACCTGCTGGGGCTGCTGGAGGGACCCAGCTCTGCGGAGGTGAGGCCCCAACTCAGCCCGCCATGCCTCAGCTACGGACACCTCAGTGCTGGGGTGGACGCTGTGGTCTCTGTCTCCTACAGCCACGAGGATGCTGAGAGGTACTGGGAAGGCTCACATGGTGGACACAATGAACCGGAGGATGAGATCCATGCGTTGGATTACTCAGGGGAAGATGCTTCAGGCTTGCTGTGGCAAAGGAGGGAAGAGCCACCTgctgaagaggagggagaggagcttGCAGCCAGTGGTTCAGATATG GATGCTGAGGCCCGGCCTGCCTATAAAGATG TGCCTGGTCCCTGTGACCCAGatgacctgctggatggggtcaTATTTGGGGCCAAGTACCTGGGCTCCACACAGCTGCAGTCAGACAAGAACCCCTCAACCAGTGCCCGCATGGCTCAGGCCCAGGAGGCTGTGGACAGGATCAAG GCTCCTGAGGGTGAGTCCCAGCCTATGACAGAAGTGGATCTCTTCATCTCTACGCAGCGaatcaaagttctcaatgctgaCACACAG GAGGCCATGATGGACCACTCCCTGCAGATGATCTCTTACATCGCCGACATTGGGAATATCGTTGTGCTGATGGCGCGTAGGAAGCCTGCTGGCCGGAAGGGTTCGGACGGGGGTCAGGCAGCCAACCCCGCGGCACCGCCGAAGAAGTGTTGGATGCTGTGTCACGTCTTCATCTCTGACGAC GCTCAGATCATTGCACAGGCCATTGGCCAGGCATTTGCTGTAGCTTACCAGCAGTTCATGCAGACAAATGGCATCAAGCCGGATGAGTATGATGACTTCCTCAGCACTCAGGAGCTGTACAATGGAGACCTGGTCCACTTTTCCTGCTCGGAGAATATCAGAGAG GTGTGCGTTCGTAAGGCGATCGGGGAGATCCTGGGCCTGGCCGTGGTGGAGTCGGGCTGGGGCTCCATCCTGCCCACAGTGGTGGTGGCCAATCTGCTGCATGGAGGACCGGCCGAGCGCAGTGGTGAGCTCAGCATTGGAGACCGTATCATGTCAGTCAACGGCACGAGCCTGGTGGGCCTGCCCATTACGACCTGCCACAACATCATACGG GATCTGAAAAACCAAGCTCAAGTAAAGCTCAGCATAGTCCACTGCCCACCTGTCACCATGGCGATTATAAAGCGTCCAGATCCGAAGTACCAGCTTGGCTTCAGTGTGGAGGATGGCATT ATCTGTAGTTTGATGCGAGGCGGGATTGCTGAGAGGGGAGGCATCCGAGTGGGTCACAGAATCATCGAGATCAACGGACAAAGTGTTGTGGCTACACCCCATGACAAGATCATCCACATCCTTACGAATGCTGTCGGAGAG ATTCATCTGAAGACTATGCCAGCATCTACTTACCGTCTGCTGACTGGACAGGAGCAGCCTGTGTTTCtttga